The stretch of DNA TTTCGAAACCTCATCTTCTACCTCAAAGCTCAGTGACTTTCTCCTTCTCAACACTGCCTCCCTAAGTATGGAAATCCCCTTGACCATTCTTCTGttacttttatctgttttttccccTTACAAAAGTAACATGGCTCCGATCCAaatcaaaaggaaggaaggaaggaatgaaccAAAGATGGAGATGGGGATCCCAGACCCCTGTTTTGGTCTCTTGATGGTCACTGGACACAGATTCAGAGCAGCTTGCAAGAAGAAactgatatttttgtttcttttcccaggATCTTAGCATGCTTCACCATCCCTTCTCCTAAAGCCAACCCTGCCTGCCCCTAGGCTCACCCGATAATTGTCTCCAGAGCCTCCAAGGAGGCGATTGCCCTCTTTGCTTATTTCCTAGGGAGACAGAAAACGGAGAGGAGTTGATGGGGAGGCAGGCGGGCAGGGGGACGAGAGGGCAGGGAAGCAGGGTGTCAGCGAGGGATTCCTGAATCGGGGGACTGAGACATGAGCATGACAGAGGACTTCCCAGAGGCCTGAGAAAGAGGTCCTTCTCTCAGGGAAGTTCCATCTGCCCTAAGATCTCGTTTCAAGCTCCTGTGGGTCGGGTGGCTGCTCACTTACGATGTCCATAGATAACATCGCCATCTCTGTTTATGTTCATTTCTGCAAGCCGCCCAAAATCCATTAGGGAGGGCTTTGCCAGCAAAGCATCTGAATTCTCCCCTGGCTTTGGAGCTGGAGTGAGCCAGGCTGTTACACTAAATTGATTCAAACTGAAGGACCCTGTCTGGGCTGATTGGCATTAGTAAAAAAAGGGGATGCTAGCTGGAGAGCCAGTGGGGGCTGAGGCGGCATAAAGTAGACTGGCTGGTCCCCTCTTAAGGGAGAGGTGGGCTCCTCTGGAGTCCTGCTTTATCTGCTGTGAAACATGGCGAATTCCCAGACCCATCAGTACTTCCTCGTTCCCAGAGCTCTCAGGTAGACCTGGCAGGGATGTGGGACCACCTGTCTGCCAGTATTGCTCCTGGAGAACAGACCTCTACCCCGCTTATTACCGGCACAGTCTCTGACCCCACGTCTACCATCCTCTTACCCTCATGTTGCTGGAAACTCCCTGTCCTCTGAAGCCCTGCAGGGTGAGACAAAGAAACACAGACCCCTGCTGAAGATCCTGAGGCCACCCCCGAAAATTAATGTATTGATTTAATATTATTCCTCTAACAATCCTAAAGGCACTCTCTTTTGGAACTGGTCTGAACACTGACATTTTTTTGGGAGGATGAAAGTCTAAGAATAGGTAAGAAAACACTGGAAAAGATAAATGGTCAGTGAAGATAAGAGGTAGATAGTAACATACTCTAAAGCTACCATAAATAAAGCAGTCCTGTCTGACAGAATTCCCAGAAACTCCCCAAAATACTAAGGTATTTACAAGAGGCATTTTAAATCAGTGGTTGAAGTGATTGAATACATGGGACTGGGAATATCAGTGAAGTATTTTGGGGGAAAATTTTAGTTCTAGCTCATCAATTTCCTCCTCTCTGTTTTTAACCAGTTTTCCCCTCATAAAGGAGGACACAGCTCGGATACAAAGCGTAGGGTAAGTCTGGTTAGATGGAGGGGTGGGACTAGACAGCATATAGGAAAACAAAGTCCAGATGCATCCCAGTTAAATTGAAAAAGTGAAATTGCAGGAGTATGCATAGTGCTAGAAGGAAATTACCTTAAAGCGGTACACCAAGAGCAAAAACCATAGAGGAAAAGATGGCTGCTTTTTGACTACTTATATACTTAAAACTGCGGTatattaaaaaactagaaaagtcccggtgcagtggctcatgcctgtaatcccagcactttgagaggcagaggcggacagatcacctgagatcaggagtttgagaccagcctggccaacatggtgaaaccccgtctctactaaaaatacaaaaaaaaattagccagaggtggtggcaggcgtctgtaatcccagctactcgggaggctgaggtaagagaatcgcttgaacccaggaggtggagtttccagtgagctcagatcgcaccactgccctccagcctgggtaacagagcgggactccaactcaaaaaggaaaaaaacacaaactagaaagagggttacaaatggggagaaattttttttaaaaaaccagtttGTTCCCATAAAAGGTTAGTATCCCTCATAGATTATCTAAAAAGAGATGTCTCTACTCAGCCCCAGCACCTCCGGTCTGGCCTTGCCCCTGGCCACGTGGGTCCTTTCCCACCAACGCCTCACCCAGGAGCTTGTTAGCAACGCGGCGAACAGGCTCAGCCCCACCCAGCCCTGTTAGAGCAACCTGCACTTTCACAAGATCTCCGTGACACTAACTCTCAGCACCACAGGTGCTGACATAAAGCCCACATTTCCAGCATAACTGGGGGGAATGTTTTTCCAAAGCACTCTGAATCCCCCAGAGTTCACCACAGTCTGTTCCCCGGCTGGATAGAGGACTTCCCCCGGCTTCTAAAAGGACCGGTTTACATGGAATTTCTCCCAGCCCCATCTGTGGTATAAGGTGAGGTATATCACAGCAAGATTTGCAATTAATTAGTACTTTGgaaattgttagcatttttaggAGTGCATTTGGTTTCTTCTGCCGAAATAGTCAGTTCCCTGCAGACAAGGCAGGAGGGGGTTGAGCAGAGTTGAGTTAGCAGGAGCGGGCACAGTCCTGGGCAGGAACTGCAGTCCCCAGGAGACTTAAGAGACTTTGGCTCTCACCTGAATCCCAGATTCCCCGCTCCCGCGGGCTTCATTCCCTGGCTTTTCACACTGCCGAGGAGAGAAAGGGGAGACTTTCCCTCAGTCCCCTCCCAGACCAGTCCCAGCCCCAAAATGGCAGCATTTTAACCCCGGGGCGAGCCGCTTCCGCTCCACCTCCGCGGCCATCCAGCCCCATCTCCGCGGAGCCTTGGCTCCCCGATCCTGCTAGTGAAACCAGctgctctccttttccttcccgCGGTTGGTGGGAGATTCACGCCAGCCACTCACCCCGGGTTTATGTCCATTTCCTCCGCCGCTCCCACCGTGGTTGCCGGAGGAGGAGCCGGTGCTGGATCCCTGCAGGGGAAAGCAAGATTTCAAACGCTGTCCTAAAGGACCTAAAGGGGACCCAGTCGTTCCCAGCTGTGTTACAGATCTGTTGGAACCCCAATCAGATTCCAGTCCTCTTTCCAACCTCCAGACCTTCCCCCTCTTTAGCCTGTTGGTCGCTGCAGGAAGTTATTCTGAGCATGGAGAAGGCCAGGTGTGGCCGAGGGTATTCGGAACTATGCAATGATTTGGAGAACCTGAGCTGCTGCCCACCGCAGGCCGGGGGTGGGAACCCCTGGAGCCCGGCCGCGCAGTAGCAGCGATCCTGCCACCAGGGGGCAGCAAGTGGAAGGGACCCTAGAGCCCTCACCTGGGAGCGGCCATAGCTGCCTTGGTCACCATTCCCAGAACTGCCCTAGATGGGAGAGAGGAGGATCATACCGGGAGCGGCGCATGAGAGCAGCTCAGGTTATTCGGCTTATTGTGTCCACGCACCTCCTCCTGTCTGACACCTTTCCCGGACCCCCGAGGAAGCCAGATGTGGCTCCCTCTCCAGCTCGACTCCAAGACACGGGATGGGAGAGGCCGTCAGCCAAGGGGTTGG from Gorilla gorilla gorilla isolate KB3781 chromosome 20, NHGRI_mGorGor1-v2.1_pri, whole genome shotgun sequence encodes:
- the DMKN gene encoding dermokine isoform X40, translated to MLRITSCSDQQAKEGEGLEGSSTGSSSGNHGGSGGGNGHKPGNSETSPGMFNFDTFWKNFKSKLGFINWDAINKDQRSSRIP
- the DMKN gene encoding dermokine isoform X38 — its product is MLRITSCSDQQAKEGEGLEGSSTGSSSGNHGGSGGGNGHKPGCEKPGNEARGSGESGIQNSETSPGMFNFDTFWKNFKSKLGFINWDAINKDQRSSRIP